CCGGGCCGAGGGGGGACAGGTCAAAGCGCTCGCTTACGACCAGGAGAACCCGGTCAATAAGGGGGCGCTGTGCCCGCGCGGCCATTACAATCTTGAGCTGGTCAATCATCCCGGCCGGTTGACCGAGCCGCAGATCGGCAAGCGGAAAGTCTCCTGGGAAGAGGCCGCGACCTTTATCCGGCAAGAGCTGCAGCCGTTCAACAAGCCGGAGATCGGTTGCCTGGTCTCTTGCCTGCTCAGCAACGAAGCGGCGCTGGCCGTGGCCCGGATGGCGCAAAGGCTCGGCATCAAGAATCTTCTGACGGCCGGTGCGGCCGCCGATCTGGAAGCGTACGAGGGGAATAAATGGCAGGTCCCCGGCGCAGAGCTGGCGACGCTGGAAAGCCTGGAGCAATCCGACGCGCTGCTGATCGTCGGCGACCTGCTCAGCCGGTCGCCGGTCCTCTCCAAACGGGTCAACAAGGTCAAGTACGGCAAACGCGGGAACAAGATAATCGTGATCGACCCGAACCAGACCCATACGACCTGGTTCGCGACGAGCCATCTGGCCTGCAAGCCGGGGACGGAGGCGGTTGTGCTGGCGGCCCTGGCTGGCGCGCTCCCCGCTGCCGAGGCGGAGAGACTTTGCGGTATCCCGGCCGCCAGGCTGCAGCAAACGGCCGCTGACTTCCAGGCCGCCGCGGCCGGCACGGTTATCTATGTCCCCCAGAGCCGGAAGCCGCGCAACGACCTGGCCGTATACTACGCGAAGAAACTGGCGGCCGCTTCGGCCAACAAAAAATACCTGGTCTACTACCTGTTCGGCAACACACTCGGCGTGAACACCGTGATCGACCGGGAGGCGCCCGATCACCCGACCTACCACGAGCTGCTTGCCAAGATCGACCGGGGCGAGATCAAGAGCCTGCTGATGTTCGGCGAGGACATTTCCGCCGGCCACGCGGAGCTGCAGAAACGGTTCCGGATGCTGAAGTTCGTCGCTTTTGCCGGCCACTTTGAAAGCGAATCGCCGGCGATCTACGACAACAGCATCCTGCTCCCCCTGGCCACGCAGTGCGAGGCCGGCGGCAGTTACCTGCTGGCGGACGGCAAGGTCGCCGAGTGCGAACCGGTCGCGCCGGCGGTCGGCAGCGCGACCCTGACAAAGATCTGCGGTTTATTGGCGGATGTCAGCGTCGGCCGGAGCGAAGGCCGGCAATGCGTCGAGCAAGGCCTGGTCGGCAAAACGAAGGACGAGGCCGAGGCGCTGGCCGAGCTTAAAGGGGTCCAGCCGGTCGAAAGCTCGACGACCAAGCCGATCACCTATTTCGGCAACAACCATCTGGTCAGCAACTTTTTCTGGTATCAGGTGAACAAGAATGGCTAAAAGGGTCTATCTTAATCTCGACCTCTGCTGCGGCTGCAAGAGCTGCGCGGCGGCCTGCGCTTACGGGCACCACCTCCAGTCGCTGCTCGGCCACGCGCCGCTGCCGGCGGCGGCGCTGCCGCTCCACTGCCTGCATTGCGACCAGCCGGCCTGCGCGGCCGCCTGCCCGAACGAAGCGATGAAGAAAATGGAAGACGGCACGGTTTTGCGCAGCCAGTACCGCTGCGTCGGCTGCCGTTCCTGCTCGGTCGCCTGTCCGTTCGGCGTCATTCAGCCGGACCTGGCCAAGCACGTGACCCCCAAGTGCGACCTTTGCCTCGACCGGTTGGCCGAAGGGGAGGTGCCGCGCTGCGTGGCGACCTGCACCTCGGGCGCGCTGTCGTTCGCCGAGGTCGACGAACAGATCGCGGACAAGAACAAGAACCTGGTCTCGGTCAGGATGCTGTCGAATTTCATCGGGAGGAGGCGGTAATCATGGGTAGAGTCGAAGAGCACATGGACAAGGCCTGTTCGCTGCTGCGCGAGGGGAAGCTGCGCGACGCGATCGGTGAATATAAACAGGCGCTGGATGTTGATCCGGAAAACGCGATCGCCCACAAGAGCCTGGGGAGCATCTATTACCGGTTGACCATGCTCGACGAATCGATCAGCGAGTTCGAGCTGGCGGTCAAGCATCATCCCAAGTACGCCGACGCTTATTACGAGCTGGGCGTCTCGCTCTACCGCCGCGGCCGCCTGGAAGATTCGATCAAGTCGTTCGAGAAGGCGGTGGAGATCAACCCGAACTTCCATATTGCCCGTTACTGGCTGGGGCTCTCTTTCTATTATTCCGGCAAGCTGCTGAAAGCGATCGAATACTTCAAGCAGGTGCTGGACAAGGAGCCGCACGTCGTTATTTCCCGCTACCACATGGGGGTGGCCTACGCGCGTTTAAGCAAGTTCACCGAAGCGATCAAGGAATTTGAGTTGTTCCTGAAAGACGTGCCGGCCAGCGCCGCGGCCTACTACAACCTGGGTAAAGCCTACTATAATAAAGGGGATGTGGAAAAGGCGGTCGACGCTTTCAAAAAAGCGGTCGACATCGATCCGGAAGACGAACGGTCGAAAAAGAACTTATTAATGCTGGAGGACCTAAAGAGCCGGTTCTTCTAAGTTCAAAAGTTAGAATGCAAAGTTTAAAATTATTGTTTGATTATTTAATATTTCCGGGGTTCCTGTTCTGCGCGGTGGCCGGTTTATTGGCGACCTGGGTGGACAGGAAGGTGACCGCCCGGCTGCAGTACCGGGTCGGGCCGCCCTGGTTTCAGCCGTTCGCCGATGTCGCCAAGCTGCTGGGCAAAGAGACGATCGTCCCGGCGGGAGCGGCCAGGCCGATTTTTCTCGGCGCGCCGCTGGTCGGTCTGGCCAGCGTAACCCTGGTCGGGACACTGCTCTGGTTGAACGTCGGCCGGACATTTATCGGCGATCTGATCGTCGTAATGTATCTGCTGACGCTGCCGTCGCTGGCGATCATTATCGGCGGGTCGGCCTCGCGCAACCCGCTGGCGGCGATCGGCGCCAGCCGCGAAATGAAACTGATCCTCGCCTATGAACTGCCGTTCATCCTGGCGGCGGCGACGGTCATTTACCGGACCAAGGCTATCCAGCTGGGGATGATCGCCGGTTATCAAGCGGTCAACGGGCCGGTCCTTTGGTCCCTGTCCGGCGGTCTGGCCTTTTTGGCGGCGCTGCTGGTCGTCCAGGCCAAGCTGGGCGCCGTCCCGTTCGATATCGCGGAGGCGGAGCAGGAGATCGCCGCCGGGGCGATCATCGAATATTCCGGCCCGGCGCTGGCGGTCATCAAATTGACCCGGGCGATCCTGTACTTTGTCCTGCCGCTCTTTTTGGCCGTGCTGTTCCTGGGCGGGATCGACGTTTGGTTCCCGCTCAAATATCTGGGGATTTTAACTTTGATCATCCTGATCAAGAACACTAATCCGCGGCTGCGGATCGACCACGCGCTCCGGTTCTTCTGGGGGCCGGTGACGATCATGGCGGCGGCCGGGTTCATTCTGGCCATGCTGGGGAAATAAGATGCTAAAGAATATCTTTAAATGGGGAGCAAAAAAGTCGCTGTGGGTCTACCACGCGGGGGCGTCGGCCTGTAACAACTGCGACATCGAGATCCTGGATATGCTGACACCGCGGCACGACGTCGAACGGTTCGGCGTGATGCTGGTCGGCTCGCCGCGGCACGCCGACGTCCTGCTGGTGACCGGAGTTTGCAACCGGCAGACGGCGCCGCGGCTGAAAAGGGTGTACGAGCAGGTCCCCAAGCCGTGTTTGGTGATCGCGATCGGCAGCTGCGCCTGTTCCGGGCACTTCTTCCGCGACAGCTATAATTACGTCAGCCCGATCGACCAGATCATTCCGGTCGACGTTTACCTGCCCGGCTGTCCGCCCAAACCGGAGGCGATGATCGACGCAGTCATTAAGGCGGTGGGGAAAATCAAATGAACGCCTTGGCACAAGTTAAAAAGAGATTCAGCAAGATCGCGGTGGACGAAAAGAACCAAAAAAGGATCTATATCACGGCCGATAACGAAACGGCCAAAGCGATCGTGGTCTGCCTGTTCGCGGAGCTCAAGGTCCGCCTGTCCACTATCACCGGCGTCGATACCAGGGCGGGGGTCGAGCTGCTTTACCACCTGGCGGCCGATAACGAAGCGCAGGTGATCACCGTCCGGACGCTGGTCCAGAAACCGGAGCTGGAGATGAGCTCGGTGACGCCGGAGATCCCGGCGGCGGAGTGGATCGAGCGGGAAATAGCGGAGATGCTCGGCGTCAAGTTCACCGGGCACCCGAACATGGCGACGCTGCTGCTGCCCGACGATTGGCCGGCCGGCGTCTACCCGCTGCGCAAGCAAACATTCGAGTCGCAGCAAGAGCTGAAAGAGAACGAGAACTAAAATGAGAAAAGAAACGATGATCCCGATCGGCCCGTACCATCCGCTCCTGGAAGAGCCGGAGTTCTTCAAGTTTTACGTCGAAGGGGAGAAGATCGTCGACGCGGAGGTCCGCGTCGGCTATAACCACCGCGGCGTGGAAAAGATCTCGGAAGGGAAGACCTTCGACCAGTCCACTTTTGTGGTCGAGCGGATCTGTGGGATCTGCTCCACTTCCCATCCGTTCGCTTATGTCCGGGCGGTGGAAGATATTTCCGGGATCGTAGTGCCGGAGCGGGCGGAATATATCCGGACGCTGATCGGCGAGCTGGAGCGGATCCATAGCCATCTGCTCTGGGTCGGGCTGGCCGGCCACTTTATCGGTTACAACACGGTCTTTATGTGGGCCTGGAAATACCGCGAGCCGGTCCTCGACATGTTCGAGATCATCTCCGGCAACCGGAACCATTACAACATGTTCAAGGTCGGCGGCGTTCGCCGCGACATCAAGGAGAGCGACGTCCCCGGCCTGCTCAAGGCGATCGACGACGTCGAGAGTTTCTGCAACATGCTGCTCAAGGCGGTGATCGACGACCCGGTGATCAAGGCGCGGCTGAAAAATGTTGGCGTCCTGAAAAAAGCCGACGCGGTCGCCTTGGGCGTCGTCGGCCCGGTCGCCCGCGCCTCCGGCATACCGATCGACGTCCGCAAGGACCACCCGTACGCCGCTTACGACCGGGTCAATTTCGAGCGGATCGTCATGGAGGGCGGCGACGTCTTCAACAAAGCGGCGATCCGCCTGCTGGAGTGCGTCGAATCGGCCAAGATCATCCGCCAGTGCCTGAAACAGATGAAGCCGGGCGAGATCGACGCCGCCGTTCGGGAGGTCGGGGCGGGTGAGGGGATCGGCCAGCACGAAGCGCCGCGCGGCGAATGCATTCACTACGTCCGCTCCAACGGTTCGAACAACCCGGAGCGGCACAAGATCCGCGCCCCTTCGTTCATGAACGTCCCGTCGTTCAAGCTGACGGTGATCGGCGAATCGATCGCCGACGCCGCCCTGATCACCGCCGCCGTCGACCCGTGCTACTGCTGTACCGAGCGGATGGCGATCGTTGACCGGGAAACCGACAAAATATTATTATCCGGCGAAGAAATGGTCCGGCTCAGCCAGGCGAAAACGGAGCAGTTGAAGAACCAATGAACAATATTCTGCTAACGATCATGGTCCCGCTGGCGGCCGCGCTGCTCTGTGTGCTATTCCGCCGCCTGGCGGGTTGGCTGGCGCTGCTGGCGTCGGCTTTTGTCGTGTTAGAGGCGGCCCTGGTCTTCCGGGCGGGCGGCGCGGTTTCTCCGCTTTTTGCTCTCCAGGCTTTCCCTTTTACGGCCGGTATTTTCCTGGCCGCCGCGGTCTTTACGCTGCTGGTCGTTATTTACTCGATCGGGTTCATAACCGAAGGGAAACGGAGCGGCGAATATTACGCCTACGTGCTGATCACTCTGGCCTGCGCGGCCGGCGTCCTGTTCGCCAGCGATTTCCTGACCCTGATCCTCTGCTGGGGAACGCTGGGCATACCATTATATATGCTGGTCGGCATTGCCGATCAGGACGACGGGAGCGCGGCCAAAAAAACGCTGCTGATCGTCGGCGGCGCCGACGCGCTGATGATCATCGGGATCGGCATTATCTGGCTGGCGACCGGCTCGCTGCAGATCGGGTCCACTCATTTGCCGCTCAATACGCCGCTCATGATCGCCGCGTTCCTCGCGCTGTTAGCCGGCGCCTTTGCCAAGGCGGGGGTTATGCCGCTGCACAGCTGGATCCCGGAGGCGGCCGCCTGCGCCCCGGCGCCGGTCATGGCGTTCTTGCCGGCTTCGATCGACAAGCTGCTCGGCATTTATTTATTATCGCGGCTTTGTTACGACGTTTTTATCATCCGGCCGAACAGCCCGCTGGCGATCGGCCTGCTGGCGATCGGCTCGGTCACGATCATCGGCGCGGTCCTGGCCGCCCTGGTACAGCACGACCTGAAAAAGCTCCTCTCTTTCCACGCCGTTTCCCAGGTCGGCTACATGGTGCTCGGCCTGGGGACCGGATTGCCGCTCGGCGTGGCCGGCGGCATCTTTCACATGTTCAACCACGCGATCTACAAATCGTGCCTGTTCCTCTGTGCCGGGACGGTCGAAGCGCGGACCGGGACGACGGAGCTGGCAAAACTGGGCGGGCTCGGCAAAAAGATGCCGCTCACCTTTGCCGCGTTCCTGATCGCGGCGTTCTCGATCTCCGGTTTGCCGCCGCTCAACGGTTTTGTCTCCAAGTGGATGATCTATTCCAGCGTTATCCAGCTGGCAGGCAGCAGCAATTGGTGGATCGTCTGGCTGGCGGCGGCGATGTTCGGCTCGGCCTTTACTTTGGCCAGTTTTGTCAAAGTTATCCAGGCGGTCTTTCTCGGCCAGGGGAGCGAATTCGCCGAGAAAGCCAAAGAAGGCTCGGCCTGGCTCTGGCTGCCGACCGTTTTCCTGGCCGCAGTCTGCGTCATTTTCGGTCTTTGGGCGTTCGCCTTACCGATCAGGTACCTGGTCGCGCCGGCGATCGCGATCATTCCTTTTAGCGGTATCTGGGAGCCGGGTCCGGCTACCCTGTTATTGCTGACCGGCCTGGCCGTCGGCCTGGCGATCTACTTGCTCGGCAACGTCCGCAAGGTCAGCGAGCGGCCGGCCTTCTACGGCGGAGAAGAGCTCCCGCTGGCGGAGATCAAAGTGACCGGCACCGATTTCTATGACACGGTCAAAAGATTCAAACCGCTGGAAATGGCCTACGCGGCCGGCGAGAAACATTATTTTGACCTGTACGAAATGACAACGGCCCTGGTCCGCTGGCTCGGCGCGCGGTTGTTCTGGCTCGACACGAAACAGCCGTTCGGCCTTATTGGCTGGTTCCGGCGCGACCGCGCCTTTGCGACCCGGCTGCTGATCGCCCTGGTCGCGGCCGAGCTGCTGGTCGAAGGCCTGCTGCTCCTTTGCGGCGTCAGAGAACTGCTGACCACTCTAACCGCGCTGGCCGCGGTCGCAGTGACCTTTTTCCTGACCGCCCGGTTGAGCAGGAGTTATGCCAATGAATAATCAATTACTATTGTTTGTCCTGATCGCCCTGCCGCTGCTGGCGGCGCTGCTGATCGGCGTTTTTCGCCGTTCCGGCGCCTGGCTGGCCGGTTTGACCGTCCTGGTCCTGGCCAAGATCATCGGCTGGCTTTACCTGGTCCGGCCGTTCAACAATATCATCCTTTTCAATAAGTTTGGCCTGGCGCTGGTGCTGGACGGCCTCAGCCATCTGCTCCTGTTCACCGCGGACCTGACGGCGTTCTTCATTATCTTATACGCGGCCGCTTATGCCGGTAAATACCGGAACCAGCCGTGGTTCTTTGCGCTCTTCCTGGTCCTGCTGGCCGGGATCAACGGGGTGGTGCTGGCCGGCGACCTGGTCTGGCTTTTCATTTTCCTGGAATTAGCCGCCCTGTCGGCTTATCTGCTGGTGGCGTTCGGCAACACCCGCGCCCAACTGGAAGCGGCGGTCAAATATCTGTTGATCGGGGAGGGGGCGTCGCTCCTGATCCTGGCCGGCTGCGGCCTGGTCCACAAAATGACCGGCACGTTCAACATGGGGGAGGCGGCGCAGATCATGGCCAACGGCCCCGTTAGCCTGAAAATGGCCGCCAGCCTGCTCTTTATCGCCGGCTTCGGCACCAAAGCGGCGCTGATGCCGTTCCAGGCCTGGCTGCCCGACGCGCATTCGTCCGCGCCGGCGCCGGTTTCCGCGATCCTTTCCGGCGTGATCATCAAGACTTTGGGGATCTACGCGTTAGCGCGCATCCTCTTTAACGTGCTGGGGATGACCCCGGAGCTTTCGCTGATCCTGATCGGGCTCGGCGTCCTGTCGATCATTGTCGCCGGCTTGTTCGCCGTCGGCCAGTCGGACATGAAGCGGCTGATGGCCTATTCGAGCATCTCACAGATCGGCTATATTACCGTCGGCCTGGCGCTGGCGACGCCGCTCGCCCTGATGGGAGCGCTCTTCCATCTTTTTAATCACGCGTTGATGAAGGGGCTCCTTTTCCTGAACGCCGGCGCGGTGGAGCGCCAGACCGAGACGCGCGACCTGACGGAGCTCGGCGGCCTGCGCCGGCAAATGCCGGTCACCGCGGCCACCTCGCTGGTCGGCTCGCTGGCGATCTCCGGCGTGCCGCCGTTCAACGGGTTTTGGAGCAAGCTGTTCATCATTATTGCCTGTGTCCAGGCCGGTAAACTCTGGGTCGCTCTGGCGGCGGTGATCGGCAGCTTGCTGACAATGGGGGCCTTCTTGAGGCTGCAAAAGCATGTTTTCTTCGGGCAACCGCACAAGAAATTCTTTGAGCTGCGGGAGGCGCCGCTGACCATGAGCCTGGCGGTCGTCGGGTTAGCGCTGCTCTGCTTAGTGGTCGGGCTCGCTTATCCGCTGGTCATCGCGTACCTGGTCAATCCGGCGGTCGTGGCGCTGTCGAACGGGACCGGTTACGCCAGGATGATCATGGGGGGACTGCAATGAGAATACCGTTGCCCAAGATCAGAGAGCTGATCGAAGCGATCAAGTCGCTATTTTCCCGGCCGTTCACCAACGGTTATCCGTTCGTCAAGCTGACGCCGCCCGACGGTTTCCGCGGTAAACCGGAATATTACGAGAACGATTGCGTCGGCTGTCTCGCCTGCTACGAAGTCTGCCCGGCCCGGGCGATCAGTTACGAAGATAACAAGGGAACGAAACAGCGAACGCTGACCCACCGCGCCGATCTCTGCATCTTTTGCCAGCAGTGCGAAAAAGCCTGCATCACCGAAAAAGGGATCAAGC
This window of the Candidatus Margulisiibacteriota bacterium genome carries:
- a CDS encoding molybdopterin-dependent oxidoreductase; translated protein: MVTKNSICLFCSLGCGVSFRAEGGQVKALAYDQENPVNKGALCPRGHYNLELVNHPGRLTEPQIGKRKVSWEEAATFIRQELQPFNKPEIGCLVSCLLSNEAALAVARMAQRLGIKNLLTAGAAADLEAYEGNKWQVPGAELATLESLEQSDALLIVGDLLSRSPVLSKRVNKVKYGKRGNKIIVIDPNQTHTTWFATSHLACKPGTEAVVLAALAGALPAAEAERLCGIPAARLQQTAADFQAAAAGTVIYVPQSRKPRNDLAVYYAKKLAAASANKKYLVYYLFGNTLGVNTVIDREAPDHPTYHELLAKIDRGEIKSLLMFGEDISAGHAELQKRFRMLKFVAFAGHFESESPAIYDNSILLPLATQCEAGGSYLLADGKVAECEPVAPAVGSATLTKICGLLADVSVGRSEGRQCVEQGLVGKTKDEAEALAELKGVQPVESSTTKPITYFGNNHLVSNFFWYQVNKNG
- a CDS encoding 4Fe-4S dicluster domain-containing protein; this encodes MAKRVYLNLDLCCGCKSCAAACAYGHHLQSLLGHAPLPAAALPLHCLHCDQPACAAACPNEAMKKMEDGTVLRSQYRCVGCRSCSVACPFGVIQPDLAKHVTPKCDLCLDRLAEGEVPRCVATCTSGALSFAEVDEQIADKNKNLVSVRMLSNFIGRRR
- a CDS encoding tetratricopeptide repeat protein, producing the protein MGRVEEHMDKACSLLREGKLRDAIGEYKQALDVDPENAIAHKSLGSIYYRLTMLDESISEFELAVKHHPKYADAYYELGVSLYRRGRLEDSIKSFEKAVEINPNFHIARYWLGLSFYYSGKLLKAIEYFKQVLDKEPHVVISRYHMGVAYARLSKFTEAIKEFELFLKDVPASAAAYYNLGKAYYNKGDVEKAVDAFKKAVDIDPEDERSKKNLLMLEDLKSRFF
- a CDS encoding complex I subunit 1 family protein encodes the protein MFDYLIFPGFLFCAVAGLLATWVDRKVTARLQYRVGPPWFQPFADVAKLLGKETIVPAGAARPIFLGAPLVGLASVTLVGTLLWLNVGRTFIGDLIVVMYLLTLPSLAIIIGGSASRNPLAAIGASREMKLILAYELPFILAAATVIYRTKAIQLGMIAGYQAVNGPVLWSLSGGLAFLAALLVVQAKLGAVPFDIAEAEQEIAAGAIIEYSGPALAVIKLTRAILYFVLPLFLAVLFLGGIDVWFPLKYLGILTLIILIKNTNPRLRIDHALRFFWGPVTIMAAAGFILAMLGK
- the nuoB gene encoding NADH-quinone oxidoreductase subunit NuoB gives rise to the protein MLKNIFKWGAKKSLWVYHAGASACNNCDIEILDMLTPRHDVERFGVMLVGSPRHADVLLVTGVCNRQTAPRLKRVYEQVPKPCLVIAIGSCACSGHFFRDSYNYVSPIDQIIPVDVYLPGCPPKPEAMIDAVIKAVGKIK
- a CDS encoding NADH-quinone oxidoreductase subunit C; translated protein: MNALAQVKKRFSKIAVDEKNQKRIYITADNETAKAIVVCLFAELKVRLSTITGVDTRAGVELLYHLAADNEAQVITVRTLVQKPELEMSSVTPEIPAAEWIEREIAEMLGVKFTGHPNMATLLLPDDWPAGVYPLRKQTFESQQELKENEN
- a CDS encoding nickel-dependent hydrogenase large subunit, with translation MRKETMIPIGPYHPLLEEPEFFKFYVEGEKIVDAEVRVGYNHRGVEKISEGKTFDQSTFVVERICGICSTSHPFAYVRAVEDISGIVVPERAEYIRTLIGELERIHSHLLWVGLAGHFIGYNTVFMWAWKYREPVLDMFEIISGNRNHYNMFKVGGVRRDIKESDVPGLLKAIDDVESFCNMLLKAVIDDPVIKARLKNVGVLKKADAVALGVVGPVARASGIPIDVRKDHPYAAYDRVNFERIVMEGGDVFNKAAIRLLECVESAKIIRQCLKQMKPGEIDAAVREVGAGEGIGQHEAPRGECIHYVRSNGSNNPERHKIRAPSFMNVPSFKLTVIGESIADAALITAAVDPCYCCTERMAIVDRETDKILLSGEEMVRLSQAKTEQLKNQ
- a CDS encoding complex I subunit 5 family protein, with translation MNNILLTIMVPLAAALLCVLFRRLAGWLALLASAFVVLEAALVFRAGGAVSPLFALQAFPFTAGIFLAAAVFTLLVVIYSIGFITEGKRSGEYYAYVLITLACAAGVLFASDFLTLILCWGTLGIPLYMLVGIADQDDGSAAKKTLLIVGGADALMIIGIGIIWLATGSLQIGSTHLPLNTPLMIAAFLALLAGAFAKAGVMPLHSWIPEAAACAPAPVMAFLPASIDKLLGIYLLSRLCYDVFIIRPNSPLAIGLLAIGSVTIIGAVLAALVQHDLKKLLSFHAVSQVGYMVLGLGTGLPLGVAGGIFHMFNHAIYKSCLFLCAGTVEARTGTTELAKLGGLGKKMPLTFAAFLIAAFSISGLPPLNGFVSKWMIYSSVIQLAGSSNWWIVWLAAAMFGSAFTLASFVKVIQAVFLGQGSEFAEKAKEGSAWLWLPTVFLAAVCVIFGLWAFALPIRYLVAPAIAIIPFSGIWEPGPATLLLLTGLAVGLAIYLLGNVRKVSERPAFYGGEELPLAEIKVTGTDFYDTVKRFKPLEMAYAAGEKHYFDLYEMTTALVRWLGARLFWLDTKQPFGLIGWFRRDRAFATRLLIALVAAELLVEGLLLLCGVRELLTTLTALAAVAVTFFLTARLSRSYANE
- a CDS encoding proton-conducting transporter membrane subunit; the encoded protein is MFVLIALPLLAALLIGVFRRSGAWLAGLTVLVLAKIIGWLYLVRPFNNIILFNKFGLALVLDGLSHLLLFTADLTAFFIILYAAAYAGKYRNQPWFFALFLVLLAGINGVVLAGDLVWLFIFLELAALSAYLLVAFGNTRAQLEAAVKYLLIGEGASLLILAGCGLVHKMTGTFNMGEAAQIMANGPVSLKMAASLLFIAGFGTKAALMPFQAWLPDAHSSAPAPVSAILSGVIIKTLGIYALARILFNVLGMTPELSLILIGLGVLSIIVAGLFAVGQSDMKRLMAYSSISQIGYITVGLALATPLALMGALFHLFNHALMKGLLFLNAGAVERQTETRDLTELGGLRRQMPVTAATSLVGSLAISGVPPFNGFWSKLFIIIACVQAGKLWVALAAVIGSLLTMGAFLRLQKHVFFGQPHKKFFELREAPLTMSLAVVGLALLCLVVGLAYPLVIAYLVNPAVVALSNGTGYARMIMGGLQ
- a CDS encoding 4Fe-4S dicluster domain-containing protein; this translates as MRIPLPKIRELIEAIKSLFSRPFTNGYPFVKLTPPDGFRGKPEYYENDCVGCLACYEVCPARAISYEDNKGTKQRTLTHRADLCIFCQQCEKACITEKGIKLTKAFELARYERKNDLSQSRKELVLCEHCGEVIGCLDHLKFLAKKVGPLLYTNPTLLLARHAELKLLEQQRGQGSPHPRAGHLQLLCPNCRRKMIVKEQW